In Candidatus Hydrogenedentota bacterium, the genomic stretch GTTGCTTGAATTGCAGCCGCAGATGTTCGTCGAAATGAGCGAAACACTGGCTGAAGAAAAGGGCATCCGGGCCGGCGATGTGGTCGAGGTGAAGAGCGCGCGCGGCACAGTGCTGGCGGTCGCGATTCCCACCAAACGCTTCAAGCCGATGACCATCATGGGCAAGACCGTGCATACGGTGGGCATGCCGTGGTGCTTCGGATGGAAAACGCCGAATTCCGGCGACAGCGCCAATCTACTCACGCCGAACATCGGCGACGCCAACACAATGATCCCCGAAACCAAGACATTCCTCGTCAACATTGAAAAAGCCCACGGCAAGACCCTGCGGACGGTTCCCGAATTGTCCGCTACAAGGAGAGCATGATGAGCCTGGCCGTTTTAGTGGATACAACGAAGTGCATCGGGTGCCGTTCCTGTCAAGTTTCCTGCAAGCAGTGGAACGGTTTGCCGGCGGAACGCACCCATATCGAAGGCCGCGACACGGGATACCAGAATCCCCTTTCACTGTCGTCGCATACCTACACGATGGTAAGTTTTCGCGAAATCGCCGAACCCACGGCGCCCGGTGGATTCAAGCGGGTCTTCGCCAAGCGCCAGTGCATGCACTGCGAGGAGCCGTCCTGTGTGTCGGCCTGTCCGGTCACGGCGCTGCGCAAGACGGCGGAAGGCCCGGTAATTTACGACAGCAACAAGTGCATGGGATGCCGATATTGCGTGTGGGCGTGCCCATTCGGCGTTCCGACTGCGGATTGGGACTCGCTCACGCCGGTCATACGAAAATGCACGATGTGCTTCGACCGTATCACCGGCCACATGGAAATCGCCGACTTGAACGGCCAGCCGGTGGCGGCCGAGGCGCGCGAACGCTACGCCGCCAGCGGAAAAACGCCGGCCTGTGTGAAGGCATGCACGACGGGGGCGCTTCGGTTCGGTAATCGCGACGATCTGCTGAAGACGGCATGGGAACGGGTCCGGGCCATGCCGGATCGGTACGTGCAGCACGTCTACGGCGAACACGAAGTGGGCGGCACTTCGTTTCTGTACTTAGCGGCGGTACCGTTCGAAAAAGCCGGATTCCGGCACGATCTCGGCACGCATGCGCCGCCCGAATACTCGTCAATTGCGCTGAGCCTTGTGGCCCCCGCGGCCATGGGCCTTGGCGCCCTGTTGA encodes the following:
- a CDS encoding 4Fe-4S dicluster domain-containing protein, which codes for MMSLAVLVDTTKCIGCRSCQVSCKQWNGLPAERTHIEGRDTGYQNPLSLSSHTYTMVSFREIAEPTAPGGFKRVFAKRQCMHCEEPSCVSACPVTALRKTAEGPVIYDSNKCMGCRYCVWACPFGVPTADWDSLTPVIRKCTMCFDRITGHMEIADLNGQPVAAEARERYAASGKTPACVKACTTGALRFGNRDDLLKTAWERVRAMPDRYVQHVYGEHEVGGTSFLYLAAVPFEKAGFRHDLGTHAPPEYSSIALSLVAPAAMGLGALLTAVYMLQQRKIKLAEAPAPAEKE